The Paenibacillus sophorae genome has a segment encoding these proteins:
- a CDS encoding deoxycytidylate deaminase yields MTIAYRKDWDTYFMDIAFMVSTRSRCPRRHVGAVLVQGKKLLGTAYNGAPMGVPDCSEEGCMISEQYELEIVDGAETMVKKQRCIRTIHAEQNLLLFTDRIDREGSTVYVTDEPCWTCANMLANSGVAEIVYHRSYPKDTEKVRLMMASKGIQFRRLEGYEPPRETVLDVQG; encoded by the coding sequence ATGACCATTGCCTATCGCAAAGATTGGGATACGTATTTTATGGATATCGCCTTTATGGTCTCGACACGTTCTCGCTGTCCGCGCCGCCACGTCGGCGCTGTACTTGTCCAGGGCAAGAAGCTGCTCGGAACCGCCTATAACGGCGCTCCAATGGGGGTGCCGGACTGCTCCGAAGAGGGCTGCATGATCTCCGAGCAGTATGAGCTGGAGATTGTAGACGGGGCGGAGACGATGGTCAAGAAGCAGCGCTGCATCCGCACGATTCATGCGGAGCAGAATCTGCTGCTCTTTACGGACCGGATTGACCGGGAAGGCAGCACAGTATATGTGACAGACGAGCCCTGCTGGACCTGCGCGAATATGCTGGCCAACAGCGGCGTGGCCGAGATTGTCTATCACCGGAGCTATCCGAAGGACACGGAAAAGGTCCGGTTGATGATGGCCTCCAAAGGCATCCAGTTTCGCCGGCTGGAAGGATATGAGCCTCCTCGCGAAACGGTTCTGGATGTACAAGGCTAA
- a CDS encoding ComEA family DNA-binding protein has translation MNKISIIGAIAVALIGGGLIWTAGNGDEQGITGWETLNAEVAKAIESGQTATVGGSPVSDSENAASRETDKIKEAEEADGNPGRKSGDDKDAASQENAKSVAVPNGDGAGYAARAEEGGSLVTDASARDRAAASRAPAADAPASAEGKVNVNTAGISELTALPGIGEKKAQSILDYRNQHGAFHNASDLGKVKGIGPKMLEKLRPYVLF, from the coding sequence ATGAACAAGATAAGTATAATCGGCGCGATTGCCGTGGCGTTAATCGGGGGCGGCTTAATCTGGACCGCCGGAAACGGAGATGAGCAAGGAATCACCGGGTGGGAAACGTTGAACGCCGAGGTGGCGAAGGCGATTGAAAGCGGGCAGACGGCGACAGTGGGCGGCAGCCCTGTGTCTGATAGCGAGAACGCGGCCTCTCGTGAGACGGATAAAATAAAAGAAGCAGAGGAAGCGGATGGCAACCCTGGACGAAAAAGCGGAGATGATAAAGATGCGGCCTCGCAGGAGAACGCTAAATCGGTGGCCGTCCCGAATGGAGACGGCGCGGGATACGCGGCTCGGGCTGAGGAAGGGGGCAGCCTGGTAACAGATGCTAGCGCCAGAGATCGGGCTGCCGCTTCCCGGGCTCCGGCGGCTGATGCTCCGGCATCGGCGGAGGGGAAGGTCAATGTCAATACGGCGGGAATCTCCGAATTGACCGCCCTGCCAGGCATCGGCGAAAAGAAAGCGCAGTCGATTCTGGATTACCGCAATCAGCATGGGGCATTTCATAACGCTTCCGATTTGGGAAAGGTAAAAGGAATCGGTCCGAAGATGCTGGAGAAGCTGAGGCCCTACGTTTTATTTTGA
- the comER gene encoding late competence protein ComER — MKVGFIGTGSMGGLLIDAFLSSGGLLAGDVIASNRSPQKLARLAQLHPGITLAESNGETASRSDILFLCVKPMEFKTLTDEIAHCLRSEQIVVSITSPVQIYHLESVLPSKIAKIIPSITHSVYSGTSLCVLGSRLEADDRTQLLKLMSHIGTPVEIYEHHTRISSDFSSCGPAFLSYFIERWIEAAVEATGIDHTLAGKLAGEMLLGTGKLLTEGEFTPQQLQDRVAVPGGITAEALNHLRCSLDGVFERLIATTHKKYDEDVAKLDSLFGRDGITRRK; from the coding sequence ATGAAAGTGGGTTTTATCGGAACGGGCAGCATGGGCGGCCTGTTGATCGACGCCTTTCTTTCTTCCGGGGGGCTTTTGGCCGGCGACGTGATTGCGAGCAACCGCAGTCCGCAGAAGCTGGCCCGTCTCGCGCAGCTTCACCCCGGAATCACGCTGGCGGAAAGCAACGGGGAGACTGCGTCCCGCAGCGATATTTTATTTTTATGCGTCAAGCCGATGGAGTTTAAAACGCTAACCGATGAAATCGCCCATTGTCTCCGCAGCGAACAGATCGTCGTGTCCATTACAAGTCCGGTCCAAATTTACCATCTGGAGAGCGTCCTCCCATCCAAAATCGCCAAGATCATTCCTAGCATTACGCACAGCGTATACAGCGGAACCTCGCTCTGCGTACTCGGCAGCCGGCTGGAGGCCGATGATAGGACGCAGCTGCTCAAGCTGATGTCCCATATAGGCACTCCGGTGGAAATATACGAGCACCATACCCGGATCTCTTCCGATTTTTCCAGCTGCGGCCCGGCTTTCCTGAGCTATTTTATCGAACGGTGGATTGAAGCTGCCGTCGAAGCGACCGGGATCGACCATACACTGGCAGGAAAGCTTGCGGGCGAGATGCTTCTCGGAACGGGAAAGCTGCTGACCGAAGGCGAATTTACGCCGCAGCAGCTGCAGGACCGTGTCGCCGTCCCCGGCGGCATTACCGCCGAAGCCCTGAATCATCTGCGCTGCAGCCTGGACGGGGTGTTCGAACGGCTGATCGCCACGACGCACAAGAAATACGACGAGGATGTGGCCAAACTCGATTCGCTGTTCGGAAGGGACGGCATTACTCGGCGTAAATGA